The genomic window tttttttgcttttttgttgTCGGTATGGGGCGTGTAATATattgttggaaagctcttgacaactatatttcaagtatattgaacatttttgcagaattattatggtttaagagcagttttgaaaaaaccgttttttaaaccaaaaacgtgaatcgtattttggacccAATTTTCAAacagtttgtcggaattgagcaaataagatggagTTGGAAAGATGGTGAAAATctgcatcttccatatatctaatGTTTTttcgatttaaaagtaatttggaaAATTTGAAATTCGGGGCGAAATTATTTTCGATTTTTTGCAAACGGCTTGTCGGATTGATGCAAATGATACGGTGTTGGAAATCTacggaaaatgcgcaactttttcatattgaaatgtttttctaattccttacggtttaagaaaaaatttgaatacggtcaaatttgatttcgaatgcgatttttctaaaagtttgtcgaaatgaggcaaataatatacgaGTGGAAAGATATCAAAAAtatgaaacttagtcatgttgaacgttttctcagaTTCGCAACCGTTGAAGAGTAATTTTGGATTACGGTAGACCCATCGTGTTGTTTTTCCGTCagaaaaaacagagtacttgtaCTGATGTACGTGTGCGTTTGTACTGATGTATTCTTCGGAGAGTAATTTTGAAAGGTTCCAAAAAAAGAGTACATGAACGGATGTCCGTATGGATTTGTACTGAACATGTTTTCACAGACTAGACTTTCTCTGTTTTTTCGCATGGTTTTCCTCGTAAAACAGAGTACTTGTACTGATTTATGTGTTTGCTTGTACTGATGTATTTTTCATAGAGTATTTTTAATACGGTGAAACCATTCGTGTTTTTCTTCGTTTCGAAAATAGAGTACCCAAAATGATCTCCGCATGGATTTGTACAGAGCATGTTTTCACAGACCAAAGCACATTCTTTTATAAAACATGCTATCTTTTTTTCTAACCGTCACACTGTCTTTCATTGAACCTCCCAATGGCCTCGGTTGAACTATTAGGGTTTTTTCTGACTATATTCAACCGGTGTGATGCCTTACATTACCTAGTTAAATATTTTTTATAGAAGGGAACATTGTTATGGGTTGTGTGTATACATTGCTTTACTTTGTGACCCCTTGAACCGATGCATGTCCACCCCTTAAACCAATGCATGTTCATGAGAGAACTGATGTTGTTTTGCAAGGTGGACTTTCAATATAACTAGCAACAAGTTGGTACCATGTTCACTATAGCAGCCCTTTTAGGAAAACTTTCATGGTAGAAAATTGTTCACTACAGCAGCCCATCCGGGAGTAGCATATACATTTTGTATGTTTACATTGCCATGCATAGAAGGTCTACTGCAACAGCTATGCAATAGGAAGCAAACTTTCACCAAAAAACTGAGAACAAAATGCTTCTTGTGGAAATTCCATTAGGTGCCAAACAACAGTTCTCCAACAATGCAGTCCAAGAGTCCATAGAGCATTTTGTTCAAGATTTCATATATGCACTTGGTTTTATATATGAGAACAAAATGCTTCAAGAGTAGAGAAAGTTCATAAAGTATATCTCTTAGTTCAAAACACACAATATAATACTAGAACTACTGAGAGTTCTCCAACAAAACTTTATGAACAGGTCTAGGAGTTCATCGAGTTCTTAGTCCAGGAATACTTTATGAACATGTCCAAGAGTTCATAGAGTTCTCAGTTCAAAGTTACCAAACTGTAGTACTGAGGCCAATAAAGCATTGGAGTTGTTCAGAAGCAGCCTAGGCACAAGTTCAAAAAAGTTTATACAATATATCCCTCATTTTGAACTACTATCACAAAAATTGGACATAAATGGATGAAGGGACTTGCTTCAACCATAACTTCTATGTTGTCTCCTTTCTTATCAAACGAATAGACTGATTGTACATAGGGCTTCATTGGAAATAAACCGGCATGCCCTCCAGTCTACGAGCGGGTTGGACTAGCTCCCAGGGGCCCATTCGGCGCCAGTTGCTCCCTGCATTTAATTATAACAAGTCATGAGTTCCCATAACAACTTCAAACACATTCTAAGTGACTTGCACAATCAGTTTCATATTTGTGTAACCAAGCAAGTTCATGTGTAGTAACATTAGAAGTTCCCAAAGAAACCTAAAAAGACTTCTACACTTTGAAATACTTCATTTTTACTTCCCAAATACTTCATTTATTTTGAAATATGAACTTCTACATTTATTTCCTTAGAACTTGTTATCTTTTCCCTATGAATTCCATGGGTTTTGTGTATCATTATTTTTGTTTatcttgttttctatttttctatgaACTTATAGGGTTATACATGTTGAACTCATAGACCAGCGGCACTTGGAGGCAGGgggtaggcggcggcggcgcgctgaaCTACGCCGAACATTTTTTTCTGCACTAGATAGTGTGTCTGACATGCTGCCAAGGTCCCACACATGTTTTGGTAGAACAAGTTGAACTGAATATCTTTCATTTTGAACTTTGAAAGAAGCTACAACTACTGTTGCCCAAATGTGAACATAGTTTTAAGTTTTCCAAGCACATACCTTATGTTCTTGTTTGTTAACGGGCACGCCGCCCCTACTCCCGCAGACTGACGGGCACTGGTGAAGTGGAGTTGAAGGAGCAAGGATCACCTTGCTTCCCATTCAATTGAGGATTCATGTGACACTTGCTTCCCATTTTCATCAGTAATAGTACTAGTACGACTTAACAATAATTTCAGAATTGTAGACGACATCCTTGTCGGTACGACTCATCAGTACTAGTGCTCTTTTTTCCAAAAAATTGCGTGTTagaatagaagaattttttctatATGGATGTTACTTTTAACATTACGAATATTACTGATCAGTAATAGTATTTGTGTAGGTCGTACTGATCAGTACTGCTACTTGTCGTACTGCTGAGCACTAGTACTGATCTAGCTAACATAGGACGACTGGGAAGTAGACGAACTGAAACACATTCAAAAGTTGAACTGAAAAAAATTGAAGTCCCCCCCACAAATATCAGATATCTGACGCAAAGCATAGTGGACTTATGTTCTTATGTACTTTGAACTCTTAAAGTTTTGAAAATTGGACCTTTTTCCTCTGTGTACTTTGAACTCTTAATGCAAGTTGGAGACAAATACCTTCTGTGTTGTGTACTGAGAAGAGAAAAGGCTCTATTTTTCGTGCTAAACTGCTGCTTTTTTTGATTGACACAGGACGACTGGGAAGTAGACGAACTGAAAcactgttatggcgctgctagaaggagggcgcgagagagccggccgggggcctttttgcccacgaccgggcaagagggaagggattccttcttaattcttgcttgattagattgatacatctcctctctttatacagagaggtttacttgactcccaagcaaggttTACTTGaaccctaagcaagcgacccttatctctaattaaccctaagaccaATGGGCCcgttaggcccattacgtactctaacactacactcCACCTGGACATGCAGGTTGTTCTCGAGCTGcaacctaaccaacttataaccacgACTCGACGCAAAataaacctaacacctaaaaaaacaagccttttacatctcggtttgttttattattctcaacctaaaatggactgggacgctttattttgAACCCCTTAACAAAAAatggacaccatccgcacgtcggacgtgcacgtgtacagccacctggatcccatggacaccacctggacaaaaggagtgcatgtgtatgaccacctggaagtggtcgcaagagtgaccagcagaggcgccctcgcggcgACCGGTGGCGGAATGCAGTGGTGCGACGCGGTGCGCTGCTGTCAgtgacaccatgccttctccctGCCGAACGGCTATTGGTTTGCACCGcacagggaagagtggagggcttgcgatggagaacaacgaggaggggtgcgccccccaacagacgatgtcgcagactttgaggtcgctgcccgcggggaaaacagcatgcccgcTGCCCATGGGGGAAActgcatgcccaagatccccgacgcagcggatGATATCGAGGTCCTTTGCGTagcgaagggcaacttggaggagtggcatctgcagaccacgcatctcccgcacacgccgacgcgctaggaggccgcgcgcaacagcctgcagcctcaccACCGCTGACAtgtggcgggtagcgatccaaggCGGAAGCAGTGACGACGAGGGTGTGGACTAGACTTGGTGAAGCGGGACTCCTGCCGGTGCGGTCGATGCAGAGCCagagctgaccggcggtggctgctgcagctgcagcggctgGTGCGGTGGCGCATCGGGCacggcggaggccgccaggagcggcgtctgccactgcagccagggctgggcgatggtggcgatggatggcaaCTGCAGCGACGGCTGCAGTGGCCCGGCAAGCGCAGCGAAGGCAGCCTGGTGCGtcggctgccacggcagccacggcGGCACGGGGGCGGCGATGGGCGCTCGAGGCGCGACGGGAGCCGGCGCCGGCCACTGCGgggcggccgcgggcggcggcggccgcgggcggcggtggcCGCTGCAGCGTCCCAGCGAACGTTGCGGAGGCCCCTGGATGCGACGAGTAGCACGGCAGGGCCGGCAGCCCAGTGGCGATGGtcggcggcaggggcggcggcggcccgtagGGGCTGGCCAGGTATAGTCGGATCCCCTGGACGGCTGTGACGAGGTCGTTGAGGACCCCGGTGATCTCCTCCGGGGTGTAGGCGGCGTCCGGTGGTGCGGTGGAGGGCGCCGGTATCTGGGCGGTGGCGACGTCGGAGGATGCGACCAGCGGCGCGGACGGGGGGGCCAGCGTGCGGTGGTGACGGTCGGCAGCAGAAGCGACGGGGtgggcggcggtgaagacatgatcggaactgagctacctgataccaaattgttatggcgctaCTAGAAAGAGGGCACGAGAgagccggccgggggcctttttgcccacggtcgggcaagagggaagggatttccttcttaattctttcTTGATTAGactgatacatctcctctctttatatagagaggtttacttgactcccaagcaaggttTACTTGaaccctaagcaagcgacccttatctctaattaaccctaagactaatgggcccgttaggcccattacgtactctaacaaacACATTCAAAAGTTGAACTGAAGAAAATTGAAGACCCCCTCACAAATATCAGATATCTGACGCAAAGCATAGTGGACTTATGTTCTTGTGTACTTTGAACTcttaaagttttgaaaattgaacCTTTTTCCTCTGTGTACTTTGAACTCTTAATGCAAGCTGGAGACAAATACCTTCCGTGCTGTGTACTGAGAAGAGAAAAGGCTCTATTTTTCGTGCTAAACTGCTGCTTTTTTTGATTGACAGAGGAAAATTTACAGCACACAGAAAAACTGCTAGAACATAGGAATAACAACATCAAATTTCATCAAAATATTTTTGGTTCTCATAGGCATTTCGAAAAGCAACTATAGAGCATCAAATTTAGCACATAAGTAGCATGGACATTTGAATGAGCATCAACCAAAAGAAATAGCAACATCAGCTGTCTTTGTGATTCATGTATTTTTGGACTGAAGGATAAATTAACATGAAGGATCTTGAGACGATGTACAGGATGCACCTCTCTTGTGGTTCATATATTGAAGATCCTTCAATTCAGTTTCCACCAACACACTACAGCACGCACTATTGCCACATCACGCAACACACTACAGACGATGTACATGAATTTCATAgcatttttatgaactttattTGTACCTTCATTTTTTTTGCAAACTGTTGCCTGTTCCTGCTACTTTTTCAGATTGTTTTGTGAACTGAGTCTTCTCCGTTCCAGTGCTCCATCTTCCTATAAATCCATCTCTTTTTTTCCATAAATGTTGCATCTAGTTTTTCCACATCCTGCAAAAAAATGATCAAATTTGAAAGATTGTGGGAGTACAGGGGGCTGCCGGACCTGGAAGAGGAGATCGTCGCATTAGCAGCAGAGCCGGATACTGGGATATAAGTAAAACAAACAAACTGATTTTTCAAGTGCTCCTATGAACTAAATTTAAATTAGAAATTAAACATAACTTAAATTTTCAAGTGCTCCTATGGGTAGTACACGCACAACCTGACAAGGCAATGTACAAGTTCATGTAAAAAGAACAACTAAGTTCATGTACAGTAAACATTATAAGTTCACAAAGAAACCTAAAAAGAGTTTTGTACTATATCTGCTATAACAACTATAACAACCAAGTTAATGTACACCATGGGGTCGGACTGGGAGGACGCTGTGGATCCTGGAGTGGTGGAGAGGGAGCTCATGTCACTACTACATTAATTATGGTACTAGAAGTTCATGGAATATAAGTAACACAAACTAATTGATTTTTAAGTGCTCCTATGAACTGAACCTAAATTAGGAATTGAACTGAACTTAAACGGTGGAAACTTAGGGTAAACCAGTCAGTTTATATGAACTAGTTCTGCTTGGACTGATGTCTGCATTCCACTTGGATGGCTGCCAGTCACCATGGTGGAAGAGCTCGTGGCCAAGTGTGGCCAAGGCGACCACCGGGAACTGTAGGTTCTTGTGCTTCTTCTCAGCAGCGAACTCACACAAGGTGGACGTGGTTAGGGGAAGCACGGTTCACGGGTGGCCTTCATCTTGCAGCCGGATACGGGCTGCTCGCGCTCGTGGACGCTGTCGACCGGACGCGGGGCAGCACCACTCGTGGACGGAGATCAAtagaagcttttccagcacaacaTTCTCTAATGCAAATCTTCCTAGTAACCTCATACAATGCCACAAATGCATTAGCTCTGGTTTCAGCTGAAACTAAATTTAGATGAAATGCGAGAAAAGCTGTTAGGAGGATAAGAAACCATTTTCCAAACAAGAAAATAGACAAGTACAAGCACAAGTATAGCAAGAGGAGTTGCTGGCATGTTTATGTGAATGCGTATGTTTGTTCAGTACACCATGTTTATGTTGTTCAGTACACCATGTGATGGAACTACAaactttttttctctctgaaacaTGCAAGATTCACACAAACATCCTACATTTCTAGCATCAGAAATTACTTGTCATGAACTGACAGATTTACACAAGTAGACCAACCAATGGTGAAATCTACTAATCTACTGACTGTTTAAAAGAATCAGTCATTTGGTACGCATCGGGGATTCATGTGTTTCGTTGTACTGAATTCAATAACCAAAATGCAGATTCATACAAAAAACATCCAAAAAGAAGTGTAAGCACCTAGGTGGAATAAAGTTGAAGCCGACAGCCATGGACTGCTGGTCGCGACGAACTCGACCACCCTAATGCCATGGGGTTGGACTGAGGACGGCACACATGTGCCCTTGATGACGGCAGAGAGCGCGGGCGACTACAACTACCAGCACTACAAAAACACATATTGACTCTGTAGGCAGAGACTACAACACACACACCCATTCCTGAATTGCAAATTTGCAATACATATTTACATACTACATCAAGGTGATATCTCTGTACTTCAAACTTTATGGAAGGTGaactcatgatttttctttttgaaCTTTGTTTCTTTTTTCTCCGAACTGGTACAAACTTCCACCACGTACTTGTGTGCAGTGGGGGCTCCAGTGTCATGAGTAGAAAAGCATCGCGATTAAAACTGAAAAACTTCAAATGGAGTTAGTAGTGGGCATTTACCGAGCAGATCAAAGGAGTTGGCCGGAGCATCGATACCAACCTGGACGTACCGGACGAGGGACTCGTCTTCCTGGAAAAATGTTATCACAACATAGTTGCAAGTCAACATCTAGCTTCTTATACAACAGAGATCTACCATACTAATCAACATATGCAAGTCTGATACATACAAAATTGGTTAAAGATGATTACCATAACAAAATGGATGCTATTTGTCATATTTGAATTTCTACTAGTTGGACTTGCGACCAGGAAGTAGATGGGCTGAAAAGCAGGAACTATTGCAAATTTTCTATACAATGAACTACCATACAAAATAAAACTGAattattttttttaacatgcacACTGCACTGATTCAGCTTTCTTTTACGAATTGATGATAAAATACATACTGGGCTGCTACACCAGCAGAAAATTCATGAATACATGACATTTTTTATAGCAATCTAACAAGTGCTATAGCAAAGCAGGGAACATGCACACTTTTTGAACTGCTCATGAACACGCATCAAGCAAAAAGTACAAACCGCTTCTGATTCAGTAAAACGTGAGCTAATTTTCAATATAGACTCACTAAAACGGCTTCTGATTTTTTTAAACATGTCACTTCTCATTTTTTTTCAATTTGaacttgttttttctgttttttaacaaTGTCAAATGAAGCAGTAAACAAGAGATGGGATCGGGGTGAGCACCTGTCGATGCCAGCGGAGAAGCACGGTGGTCTTGCCAGCAAACATGGGGCTAACGATGACACGAAGAACGCCGAGTTGGACTGCCGAGTTGGACGTCCTCAACCCCCCGTGGTTCCTCAGGTCGTACTGTTTCACTAGTGAAGCACAGGCGATGGAGTTGGAGCGGGGCACGCCCACGGCAGCAAGATTAAACGGCCGGGGTTGTGGCGTTGAACTTCCTGCACGCGACGGCAGAGCGATAGCGGCGCATCGATACAGTGTGGACTCCGGCATCAAGAGTTGTGCGGACGGCGGCGACGGACGGAGGTGAAAGTACGGGGTAGCCGCCTGCGTCGTTGGGAGAAAACTGTTTCTCTATCTAGAAGAGAAAAATAAGTCAGAACAAACAAGAATTATACAGAATGCAGATTTTGTCTTCTACAATGATGAGCTTCCTGGGCAGTACAAAAGCAACAACATAAAGTAAACAATATTGGAGAATGGATACCACACAAGCAAAAGTAGGCCGATGCGTTTGGGGATTTATTATTATACCACGGTAGAGGTCGGGGTCAGGTTCAACGCCGGCTATAGTGTGTCGGTTGTCGCTATTACAGCAACGACCCCTTCTCTCTCACGCGTTGGATCTTGGCTCCAGGAAGACCCAGTTAATAGCACTTTGCTTTGAGCTTTGTTTGTTCATATTTCTGAAGTGCTGCAGCAGTTATACCTGAACTTGTGCGACACCTTTTTTTATTCAGTTAAAAGCGTCTAATATTTTCAGAATATGCTACATGAAAAGAGGAAGGGGGAAGGCACTGAGATGCATACCTAAAGCACATACGCACCAATCGCACGCATGCACACATGTGGTCGGCGGCAGCACTGCGACCTGTGGTGTGCTTTGTTGCCTTGAATGTTCACCATAGCACTGGCCTGGTGCTGGAGGAGAATGCAGCCTACAACAAGAGGAGGACACGACCTGAAGCTAGAGAGATGTGAGTGCGCGGTCATGGGTGACAACGGCCAGACCTCATTGTTCCATCGACGAACGGCCTCAGGTGTTGGCGGTGAACGGCCTCGATAGTCAGCCGTGAACGGACTATGGTGCCGATGGTGAACGGCCTGGGCGCTGCTGTGGCACGAGCGTTCTGCATAAGTATCCGTTAATAAAAATATGAGCCGTATTATCAGCACAAACCACTTCTATAGCTATTCATCTCACTAGCATTTATATAAACTCCATAAGTTTCAGCCACAAAAACCAAAAAGAACATACAAGTGCACGTGTTAATCAATTTGAACATCTTTCGAGCAAAGATGCCAGTCGTATGTGTCACCTTGTGGTTAT from Triticum aestivum cultivar Chinese Spring chromosome 3B, IWGSC CS RefSeq v2.1, whole genome shotgun sequence includes these protein-coding regions:
- the LOC123070771 gene encoding uncharacterized protein; amino-acid sequence: MPESTLYRCAAIALPSRAGSSTPQPRPFNLAAVGVPRSNSIACASLVKQYDLRNHGGLRTSNSAVQLGVLRVIVSPMFAGKTTVLLRWHRQEDESLVRYVQVGIDAPANSFDLLVSAETRANAFVALYEVTRKICIRECCAGKASIDLRPRVVLPRVRSTASTSASSPYPAAR